A region from the Pseudomonas promysalinigenes genome encodes:
- a CDS encoding helix-turn-helix domain-containing protein, whose translation MKDFFPVQSTSVLYRIGLLMKEARLRMGLRQADLAKLAGISLRAIRHLEGGRPKVFRCAISCSRYLPWGSLTEFSNH comes from the coding sequence ATGAAAGACTTTTTCCCTGTTCAAAGCACGTCTGTGCTTTATCGTATAGGCCTTCTGATGAAGGAAGCTCGTCTGCGCATGGGGCTACGGCAGGCTGACCTTGCAAAGCTAGCTGGAATTTCTCTGCGAGCTATTCGTCACCTTGAGGGGGGAAGGCCGAAGGTGTTTCGTTGCGCGATTTCATGCTCGCGCTATTTACCGTGGGGATCTCTGACCGAATTTTCCAATCACTGA
- a CDS encoding reverse transcriptase family protein has product MDNIEDIYSYQGDVQALCMALELDHTQSLILPRAIARPDLFYRFFSIPKRTGGLRKIRAPYPALASIQKRILDCLLAEKHVHHLSFAYVKNKSAIDNAKVHLTSKEILKLDIQDYFPSIDSQMVIEALMRNGFSSATAFYISRLCTVDGALPQGACTSPILSNLVFNPIDNRLAKLAERLNLRYSRYADDIVISGERVPRNLINLIRKILIERRFSLNEKKCQLKLSGSKKIITGVSISSGVMKAPKAFKRELRSQIFALEKYSGDLSKLREFDPLFFERVVGRLNYLLQIEPYNEYARKKKATICSYHQKLLGLHPMAQPQ; this is encoded by the coding sequence ATGGACAATATTGAAGATATTTATTCCTATCAGGGTGATGTTCAAGCGCTATGCATGGCCCTAGAGCTTGACCATACTCAGTCCCTAATTTTGCCGCGAGCAATTGCCAGGCCAGATTTATTTTATAGATTCTTTTCGATCCCAAAGAGAACTGGGGGATTGAGAAAAATCCGGGCTCCTTACCCTGCCCTTGCATCTATCCAAAAAAGAATACTAGATTGTCTGCTGGCAGAAAAACATGTGCATCACCTTTCGTTTGCATATGTTAAAAACAAGTCCGCTATAGACAACGCAAAAGTCCATTTAACAAGCAAGGAAATTCTGAAATTAGACATTCAGGATTATTTCCCTAGCATTGATAGTCAAATGGTAATTGAAGCACTTATGCGGAATGGATTTAGCTCCGCAACAGCTTTCTATATTTCCAGACTTTGCACTGTAGATGGCGCTCTGCCTCAAGGTGCATGCACCAGCCCTATCTTAAGCAATCTAGTATTCAACCCCATAGACAATAGGCTAGCCAAATTGGCTGAGCGCCTAAATTTACGATATTCTCGTTATGCAGATGACATCGTAATTTCTGGCGAAAGAGTTCCTAGAAACCTTATAAATCTAATTAGGAAAATTCTGATTGAGCGAAGATTTTCTCTCAATGAAAAAAAATGCCAACTAAAGCTTTCCGGATCAAAGAAAATCATTACCGGAGTTTCAATCTCATCTGGAGTGATGAAAGCGCCAAAGGCATTTAAAAGAGAGCTAAGATCGCAAATCTTCGCACTTGAAAAATATTCTGGCGACTTATCTAAGCTAAGAGAGTTTGATCCTCTTTTCTTCGAAAGGGTTGTAGGAAGATTAAACTATCTTTTACAGATAGAGCCCTACAACGAATACGCGAGAAAAAAGAAAGCCACTATCTGCTCTTACCATCAAAAATTATTGGGCCTGCACCCTATGGCACAGCCACAATAG
- a CDS encoding type II toxin-antitoxin system RelB/DinJ family antitoxin — translation MAILIAHRELARLGVTPSEPIRQASQYVAERGQLPFKPVLMTDGDEELLATVRERLADPERGKISLDDLWS, via the coding sequence ATAGCTATCTTAATTGCACATCGTGAGCTTGCGCGGTTGGGTGTTACGCCCTCCGAACCCATACGCCAAGCCTCGCAGTACGTAGCCGAGCGCGGGCAGCTGCCGTTTAAACCTGTGCTCATGACTGATGGCGATGAAGAGCTGCTAGCGACCGTTCGCGAGCGCCTTGCCGACCCTGAGCGAGGGAAGATATCGCTGGATGACCTATGGTCTTGA
- a CDS encoding TonB-dependent siderophore receptor: MKPNSAMNDFTSVVRGGSRLHPLAFFVAVAISGSALAAESQPLVLDATQIEDSALVPADDTGQLGYTVESTRSSTGLKLTPRQTPQSVTTITRQQMDDRDVHSIEQALDTTPGVSTSKSEVGGRTDFRARGYSISNWKVDGLQFQGGSDFNGGGNALNMDLYERIDIVRGANGLLGGTGDPSATVNLIRKAPTKTFGGSAYATYGSWDKRRLGADLNLPLSEDGRLRSRFVMTQGDANSFRDNQSERSRAALASFAFDIDDATTLGAGYQYEYNKVVGGGWGANIPIWYGDGSKTDLPRSTNLVPSWSFGEYTTRTAFGSLEHRFDNDWSLDLKVAQSTSDVLNHRGLAKVNSAGRGRYGGYWNQDGSGAVLNGLHSSSDTTQQSAQIDLSGPFQLFGRTHQAMVGYNDSRTVAWSPQYSCTMVSDDRVSAPSVGCQFRANNGFPISDWHNGVDSDYDMIATRTGLHTKTTTRLQGMYAATRLSITDPLSVIVGVRTTDYSATTNSVAGVRSNQQNNGIVTPYLGAVYDLNDTYSLYASYTDIFNPQTAETESGTKVEPIRGQSYETGIKGAWLDGRLNASAAYFRTKQQNKAVLDDGLTTPTGGDAYKAGTGQETDGIDLEIAGALTPNWNLYAGYTYLHFRRVDSDGRSDPSHLFKASTTYRLSGPLDRLTLGAGVKAQTNIRAISSPAGQPVNGVSGGATDVNWSGYAIWNAMAKYQLTDDTTVSVNVDNLFDKHYYTRYGFYAGAIYGDPRSMSLTVSTAF, encoded by the coding sequence ATGAAACCTAATAGTGCCATGAACGACTTCACCTCTGTTGTCCGGGGCGGCAGCCGCCTGCACCCGCTTGCCTTCTTCGTTGCCGTTGCCATCAGTGGCAGCGCCTTGGCTGCCGAAAGCCAGCCACTGGTGCTCGATGCCACCCAGATCGAGGACAGCGCGCTCGTACCCGCAGATGACACCGGCCAGCTCGGCTACACCGTCGAGAGCACGCGCAGCTCAACAGGCCTGAAGCTCACCCCCCGGCAAACGCCGCAGTCGGTCACCACCATTACCCGCCAGCAGATGGACGACCGCGATGTGCACTCCATCGAGCAAGCGCTGGACACCACGCCAGGGGTCAGTACCAGCAAGTCCGAAGTCGGCGGGCGTACCGACTTCCGCGCACGTGGCTATTCCATTAGCAACTGGAAGGTCGATGGTTTGCAGTTCCAGGGTGGTTCGGACTTCAACGGCGGCGGCAACGCCCTGAACATGGACCTGTACGAACGTATCGACATCGTGCGTGGCGCCAACGGCCTGCTCGGTGGCACCGGCGACCCCTCGGCCACCGTAAACCTGATCCGCAAGGCCCCGACCAAAACCTTTGGTGGCAGCGCCTACGCCACCTACGGCAGTTGGGACAAACGCCGTCTGGGCGCCGACCTGAACCTGCCGCTGTCTGAAGACGGCCGCCTGCGCTCGCGCTTCGTAATGACCCAGGGTGACGCCAACTCGTTCCGCGACAACCAGTCAGAACGCTCCCGCGCCGCCCTCGCCAGCTTCGCCTTCGACATCGACGACGCCACCACCCTGGGCGCCGGTTATCAGTACGAATACAACAAGGTGGTCGGTGGCGGCTGGGGTGCGAACATCCCCATCTGGTACGGCGACGGCAGCAAGACCGACCTGCCACGCAGCACCAACCTGGTACCCAGCTGGAGCTTCGGCGAGTACACCACCCGCACCGCCTTCGGCTCGTTGGAACACCGCTTCGACAACGACTGGAGCCTGGACCTGAAAGTCGCGCAAAGCACCTCTGACGTGCTCAACCACCGCGGCCTCGCCAAGGTCAACTCGGCCGGCCGTGGCCGCTACGGCGGTTACTGGAACCAGGATGGCAGCGGCGCGGTGCTCAACGGCCTGCACAGCTCCAGCGACACCACCCAGCAGTCTGCGCAAATCGACCTGTCCGGCCCGTTCCAGCTGTTTGGCCGCACCCACCAGGCGATGGTCGGCTACAACGACAGCCGAACTGTGGCCTGGTCGCCGCAATACAGCTGCACCATGGTCAGCGACGACCGCGTCAGCGCGCCCTCGGTGGGCTGCCAATTCCGCGCCAACAACGGTTTCCCGATCAGCGACTGGCACAACGGCGTTGACAGCGATTACGACATGATCGCCACCCGCACGGGCCTGCACACCAAGACCACCACCCGCCTGCAGGGCATGTACGCCGCCACCCGCCTGAGCATTACCGACCCGCTGTCGGTGATCGTCGGCGTGCGTACCACCGACTACTCCGCCACCACCAACAGCGTTGCCGGTGTGCGCAGCAACCAGCAGAACAACGGCATCGTCACCCCCTACCTGGGCGCGGTATACGACCTCAACGACACCTATTCGCTGTACGCCAGCTACACCGACATCTTCAACCCACAAACCGCCGAAACCGAAAGCGGCACCAAAGTCGAGCCGATCCGTGGCCAGAGCTACGAAACCGGCATCAAGGGCGCCTGGCTGGATGGCCGCCTGAACGCGTCTGCTGCTTACTTCCGCACCAAGCAGCAGAACAAAGCCGTGCTCGACGACGGCCTGACCACCCCAACCGGCGGCGATGCCTACAAGGCAGGCACCGGCCAGGAAACCGACGGTATCGACCTTGAAATCGCCGGCGCCCTGACACCGAACTGGAACCTGTATGCCGGTTATACCTACCTGCACTTCCGCCGCGTGGACAGCGACGGGCGCAGTGACCCCTCGCACCTGTTCAAGGCCTCGACCACCTACCGCCTGTCTGGTCCGCTGGACCGCCTGACCCTGGGTGCCGGGGTGAAGGCGCAGACCAACATCCGCGCCATCTCCAGCCCAGCAGGGCAGCCGGTGAATGGCGTGAGTGGGGGGGCGACCGATGTGAACTGGTCCGGTTATGCGATTTGGAATGCCATGGCCAAGTACCAGCTGACGGACGACACCACCGTTAGCGTCAATGTCGATAACCTGTTCGACAAGCATTACTACACCCGGTATGGCTTCTATGCGGGGGCGATTTACGGGGATCCGCGCAGTATGTCGCTGACGGTTAGCACTGCGTTTTGA
- a CDS encoding response regulator gives MSTTLLVVDDDDEIRELLCDYLSDAGYTVLAAADGDGMRQQLAASKVDLVVLDLMLPGEDGLSLCRQLQAMPGLAVIMLSAKGSTLDRIIGLEVGADDYLAKPFEPRELIARIKAVLRRPQRLEGAEEAPACDAEHFAGFSLDHVKRLLTRPDGATLTLPRSDHRVLRELLEANNRVVSRDQLTRRAFGRDHHPDDRSVDMCISRLRQQLRHAPAGDIQILTIRNEGYLLSVADAQAGN, from the coding sequence ATGAGCACAACCTTGCTGGTTGTCGACGATGACGACGAAATCCGCGAACTTCTTTGCGATTACCTAAGCGACGCCGGCTACACCGTGTTGGCGGCGGCCGATGGTGATGGCATGCGCCAGCAACTGGCCGCGAGCAAGGTCGACTTGGTGGTGCTCGACCTGATGCTGCCTGGCGAGGATGGCTTGAGCCTGTGCCGCCAGTTGCAAGCGATGCCGGGCCTGGCGGTGATCATGCTGTCCGCCAAGGGCAGCACGCTGGACCGCATCATCGGCCTGGAGGTGGGTGCCGATGACTATCTGGCCAAGCCGTTCGAGCCGCGTGAACTGATTGCCCGTATCAAAGCGGTGCTGCGCCGGCCGCAGCGCCTGGAGGGTGCTGAAGAGGCACCGGCGTGCGACGCCGAGCACTTCGCAGGCTTTAGCCTGGACCACGTCAAGCGCCTGCTGACTCGCCCCGACGGCGCCACCCTGACCTTGCCTCGCTCCGACCACAGGGTGCTGCGGGAGCTGCTCGAGGCCAACAATCGAGTGGTTTCGCGCGACCAATTGACCCGTCGTGCCTTTGGCCGCGACCACCACCCTGACGATCGCTCTGTGGATATGTGCATCAGCCGCCTGCGCCAGCAATTGCGTCACGCGCCGGCCGGCGATATTCAGATACTGACCATCCGTAACGAGGGCTACCTGCTGAGTGTCGCCGACGCCCAGGCCGGCAACTGA
- a CDS encoding OprD family porin, which translates to MLKTRISLLALAMIAATQAQANDQAQSNGFLEDSHANVLLRNAYINRDKKHGNRDQSEWGQAFIGKFSSGFTQGTVGVGVDAFGLYALRLDGGKGRNGGAGIDFFKPSDTAPTNSPHNLARGGAAIKFRVSNTVLKYGDMMPELPVLQYDDSRLLPESYTGTFITSKEIEGLELNAGHFTQEARKSAEGRDSGHLKTIDVFGGSYKFTENFTASAYTSNIEDVMKKHYLGMNYVYPISADQSLTLDFNGYKSDINSKYVQKAQLAGDDNTIWSLAATYAFGPHSVTLAHQRSTGSTGYNYGWYQDRGGVGDGGSTIYLANSYWSDFNAEDERSWQLAYGLDFGAFGMPGLTYKIAYVAGDNINTHGYGEGKEREIFNQLRYVVQDGPAKDLSVKLRGSWLRTNTAVQQNGYNDDGNEVRVFVEYPISIF; encoded by the coding sequence ATGTTGAAAACCAGGATCAGCCTGCTCGCCCTGGCGATGATCGCCGCGACCCAGGCCCAGGCCAATGACCAGGCCCAGAGCAACGGCTTCCTCGAAGACAGCCACGCCAACGTGCTGCTGCGCAACGCTTACATCAACCGCGACAAGAAGCATGGCAACCGCGACCAGAGCGAATGGGGCCAGGCGTTCATCGGCAAATTCTCCTCCGGCTTCACCCAAGGCACTGTAGGCGTGGGCGTCGATGCCTTTGGCCTGTACGCACTGCGCCTGGATGGCGGCAAAGGCCGCAATGGCGGCGCTGGTATCGACTTCTTCAAGCCTAGCGATACCGCCCCTACCAACTCGCCGCACAACCTGGCCCGTGGTGGTGCTGCCATCAAGTTCCGCGTCTCCAACACCGTGCTCAAGTACGGTGACATGATGCCCGAGCTGCCAGTGCTGCAGTACGACGACAGCCGCCTGCTGCCAGAGAGCTACACCGGTACGTTCATCACCTCCAAGGAAATCGAAGGCCTGGAGCTCAATGCCGGTCACTTCACCCAAGAGGCGCGCAAGAGCGCTGAAGGCCGTGACAGCGGCCACCTGAAGACGATCGATGTGTTCGGTGGCAGCTACAAGTTCACTGAAAACTTCACCGCCTCTGCTTACACGTCGAACATCGAAGACGTGATGAAGAAGCACTACCTGGGCATGAACTACGTCTACCCGATTTCGGCAGACCAGTCCCTGACCCTGGACTTCAACGGCTACAAGTCGGACATCAACAGCAAGTACGTGCAAAAAGCTCAGCTTGCCGGTGACGATAACACCATCTGGAGCCTGGCTGCTACCTACGCCTTCGGCCCGCACTCGGTGACCCTGGCGCACCAGCGCAGCACCGGCAGCACCGGCTACAACTACGGCTGGTACCAGGACCGTGGTGGCGTGGGTGACGGCGGCTCGACCATCTACCTGGCCAACTCCTACTGGTCGGACTTCAACGCTGAAGACGAGCGCTCCTGGCAGTTGGCCTATGGCCTGGACTTCGGCGCCTTCGGCATGCCGGGCCTGACCTACAAAATCGCCTATGTGGCGGGTGACAACATCAACACCCACGGCTACGGCGAAGGTAAAGAGCGCGAAATCTTCAACCAGCTGCGTTACGTCGTACAGGACGGCCCAGCCAAGGACCTGTCGGTCAAGCTGCGTGGTTCCTGGCTGCGTACCAACACCGCCGTGCAACAGAACGGTTACAACGACGACGGCAACGAAGTGCGCGTATTCGTCGAATACCCAATCAGCATCTTCTGA
- a CDS encoding ATP-binding protein: MRWLRRLWPRTLFGQLLLIMVSGTLVVQLMSSSIWFDVRFAQVLEAPIRLMAARSAPLIAQAGCHAQGIQAPAHYRVRCADAMPATGVDERRGRRRAELLLQQALEYELGHAQQVRLLHVQLTDQQGHPIVWRSLFGLRTAQAHIQFAVALPDGHWLSIDGQELQGWSGESAWVLISDYLLRVYALRIVAVLVVCLIAVRLCLRPLRRLADAARGLGSNLEQPALALDGPEEVRQAAQAFNAMQQRLIAMVNDKAYFLAAVSHDLRTPLTRMRLRLERLPDDEQRERLRQNITQMDDMIGQVLDYLRTGEQQNLQLVDLDRLVARLCADLASAAEPLPVHGQGGSLRADALLLQRCLQNLVVNALRYAKQVSLNLQATAGGVYIHIDDRGPGIAPGLLNTVTDPFVRGEGSRNHGSGGYGLGLSIAQRIASSHGGELLLHNREGGGLRVSVFLPTASREA; the protein is encoded by the coding sequence ATGCGCTGGCTCCGCCGCCTGTGGCCGCGCACGTTGTTTGGTCAACTGTTGCTGATCATGGTCAGCGGCACGCTGGTGGTGCAGCTGATGTCGAGTAGCATCTGGTTCGATGTGCGTTTCGCCCAGGTGCTCGAGGCTCCGATCCGGCTCATGGCCGCGCGCAGCGCCCCCTTGATTGCCCAGGCCGGCTGCCATGCCCAGGGCATACAGGCACCGGCTCACTATCGGGTGCGATGTGCCGACGCCATGCCGGCGACGGGGGTAGATGAGCGCCGCGGGCGCAGGCGCGCGGAGCTGCTGCTGCAACAGGCACTCGAATACGAGCTGGGGCATGCCCAGCAGGTGCGCTTGCTGCATGTGCAACTGACCGACCAGCAGGGCCATCCGATTGTCTGGCGTAGCCTGTTCGGCCTGCGCACCGCCCAGGCGCACATTCAGTTCGCCGTTGCGTTGCCAGACGGCCATTGGCTGAGCATCGACGGGCAGGAGCTACAGGGCTGGAGCGGTGAGTCGGCCTGGGTGTTGATCAGCGACTATTTGCTGCGGGTGTATGCCCTGCGCATCGTCGCCGTGCTGGTGGTCTGCCTGATCGCCGTGCGCTTGTGCCTGCGCCCACTGCGGCGCTTGGCCGATGCGGCGCGGGGGTTGGGCAGCAATCTGGAGCAGCCCGCCCTGGCCCTGGACGGCCCAGAAGAAGTGCGCCAGGCCGCGCAAGCATTCAACGCCATGCAGCAGCGGTTGATTGCCATGGTCAACGACAAGGCCTACTTCCTGGCAGCCGTTTCCCACGACCTGCGCACCCCACTGACGCGCATGCGCCTGCGTCTGGAGCGGCTGCCGGACGACGAGCAGCGCGAACGCTTGCGGCAGAACATCACCCAGATGGACGACATGATCGGCCAGGTGCTCGATTACCTGCGCACAGGTGAGCAGCAGAACCTGCAACTGGTCGACCTGGATCGCTTGGTCGCGCGGCTTTGCGCCGACCTTGCCAGCGCGGCGGAGCCTTTGCCGGTGCATGGCCAGGGCGGCAGCCTGCGGGCTGATGCATTGCTGCTGCAGCGTTGCCTGCAGAACCTGGTGGTCAACGCGCTGCGGTATGCCAAGCAGGTTTCGCTTAACCTGCAGGCCACTGCTGGCGGTGTGTACATCCATATCGACGACCGCGGGCCAGGCATCGCGCCAGGCTTGCTCAACACCGTCACCGATCCGTTCGTGCGCGGCGAGGGCTCACGTAACCACGGGTCCGGCGGTTACGGTCTGGGGCTGAGCATCGCCCAGCGCATCGCCAGCAGCCATGGCGGGGAGCTGCTGCTGCACAATCGTGAAGGTGGTGGGTTGCGGGTCAGCGTGTTCTTGCCCACTGCAAGCCGCGAGGCTTAA
- a CDS encoding phosphoribosyltransferase-like protein, with the protein MLTTNKIPYEFLHDMLDIFEHQSWTKELTHELTDLWNLCEKREEQELLKSLIKDFCIFDAKMEKQAQIAIDDKVQELGLKPKSTWIVGAANRSEIDGSSAALQRLKNKIEPCEEWHSRFLPNIPEAVEKVKEGQTVILFDDFIGSGKKMVDKGAWLRKLLATKGVNEFKMIYMSLSAMKFGLDRIVKDTGCEAFAHNILQKAISEKHPPAQAAVLIEIMRKIESRLDETYRQKSIKEYSLGFGESEALYCAENDNCPNNVFPVFWWPRLKSGTPFKTILRRAG; encoded by the coding sequence ATGCTGACAACCAACAAAATCCCTTATGAGTTCCTGCATGATATGCTTGATATATTTGAGCATCAATCGTGGACTAAAGAGCTAACTCACGAACTGACCGATTTATGGAATTTGTGCGAGAAGCGCGAAGAGCAAGAACTGCTGAAATCCCTGATTAAAGATTTTTGCATCTTCGACGCCAAGATGGAAAAGCAAGCTCAAATAGCAATTGATGACAAAGTACAAGAACTTGGATTAAAACCTAAATCTACATGGATTGTTGGTGCCGCAAATAGATCTGAAATTGACGGATCTTCGGCAGCGCTTCAAAGACTAAAAAACAAAATTGAACCATGCGAAGAATGGCATTCTCGCTTTCTCCCAAACATCCCAGAAGCGGTTGAAAAAGTAAAGGAAGGGCAAACAGTCATACTGTTCGACGATTTTATCGGCAGCGGTAAAAAAATGGTTGACAAAGGCGCATGGCTTCGCAAACTTCTCGCCACGAAAGGAGTAAACGAATTCAAGATGATTTATATGTCTCTCTCAGCTATGAAATTTGGGCTTGACCGAATAGTTAAAGACACAGGGTGCGAGGCATTCGCTCATAATATTTTACAGAAAGCCATCTCCGAAAAACATCCACCCGCACAAGCTGCAGTTCTCATTGAGATCATGAGAAAAATTGAGTCCAGACTTGACGAGACCTATAGACAAAAATCTATCAAAGAGTACTCATTAGGGTTTGGTGAAAGCGAAGCTTTGTATTGTGCTGAAAACGACAACTGCCCAAACAACGTTTTTCCGGTTTTTTGGTGGCCCCGTTTAAAGAGTGGAACTCCATTTAAAACCATTTTAAGACGAGCCGGATAG
- a CDS encoding type II toxin-antitoxin system RelB/DinJ family antitoxin, giving the protein MASINVRIDDDLKIRAYRELERLGVTPSELMRQALQYVAERGQLPFKPVLMTDEDEALLATVRERLADPQRVKVSLDDL; this is encoded by the coding sequence ATGGCATCCATCAATGTTCGTATCGACGACGATCTCAAAATCCGAGCCTACCGTGAGCTCGAGCGGCTGGGTGTTACGCCCTCCGAACTCATGCGCCAAGCCTTGCAGTACGTCGCTGAGCGCGGGCAATTGCCTTTCAAGCCTGTGCTCATGACGGATGAAGATGAGGCGCTGCTGGCGACCGTTCGCGAGCGCCTTGCCGATCCTCAGCGAGTGAAGGTGTCGCTGGATGACCTATAG
- a CDS encoding nucleoid-associated protein, with protein sequence MMNQFRTEPDADALAEVIGAEPAEAPPPAPLTIFNAVVQKVDCKGQVLGEPFYRTNEADIKAYLTGVIRSVVSISRSQRFQFCDKGFDSKEDVAQLTSADFKTSALAWTERLLDCEIAAQKKIVALKKELRTGSLLCAHFKLAETEHVMLVKIDHAGFLDEVNFQHTSGLPEKQRAQKCATFSVIGGSIDNTVVISDSNNTLTEYWWSSFLNLKPLSDPELNTFKAFKAIEGFLKTKIEKTSPSDYWTLRNAFVSYFTTRPNCLFDQMIDEIMGEYPCADESLNMPKLAQEAKLLPKKNDFDSHFAIAPHIISNKIKRQIRLAENLDLRINGEIANYEKMFSTGDDDGRKYLKIYSNEGYDAFKKRDS encoded by the coding sequence ATGATGAACCAGTTCCGAACCGAACCAGATGCCGACGCATTGGCAGAGGTGATTGGGGCAGAACCAGCAGAAGCACCACCACCAGCGCCTCTGACAATATTTAATGCTGTGGTTCAAAAGGTTGACTGTAAAGGTCAAGTACTCGGCGAGCCGTTTTATAGGACAAACGAAGCCGATATTAAGGCTTACCTTACAGGAGTGATTCGCAGCGTAGTCAGCATTTCGAGGAGTCAGCGCTTTCAGTTTTGCGATAAAGGCTTTGACTCCAAAGAGGATGTAGCGCAACTAACATCCGCTGATTTTAAAACTTCAGCGCTGGCATGGACCGAGCGGTTACTAGACTGTGAAATTGCTGCGCAGAAAAAAATTGTCGCCCTGAAAAAAGAGTTGCGTACGGGAAGCTTGCTGTGTGCGCATTTTAAGCTTGCAGAGACCGAGCATGTAATGCTTGTGAAAATTGATCATGCAGGTTTTTTAGATGAAGTAAATTTTCAGCATACTTCAGGACTTCCGGAGAAGCAGCGGGCGCAAAAATGTGCAACTTTTTCAGTGATAGGCGGTTCAATTGATAACACAGTGGTCATCAGCGATAGTAACAATACGTTAACTGAATATTGGTGGAGTAGCTTCCTTAATCTCAAGCCTTTATCCGACCCCGAACTAAATACATTTAAAGCATTCAAAGCTATTGAAGGCTTTCTGAAAACAAAAATAGAAAAAACTTCGCCCAGTGACTACTGGACATTGCGCAACGCCTTTGTTAGCTATTTCACTACTCGTCCTAATTGCCTCTTTGACCAAATGATCGATGAAATCATGGGGGAGTATCCTTGCGCTGACGAAAGTTTGAACATGCCTAAACTGGCACAGGAAGCTAAGCTGCTACCGAAGAAAAATGACTTCGATTCGCATTTTGCAATTGCCCCACACATAATCAGCAATAAAATTAAGCGGCAGATTCGTCTTGCAGAGAACCTAGATCTTCGCATTAATGGCGAAATTGCAAACTACGAAAAAATGTTTTCCACCGGAGACGACGACGGTCGGAAATATCTAAAAATTTACTCCAACGAAGGTTACGACGCCTTCAAAAAACGAGATAGCTAA
- the aguA gene encoding agmatine deiminase, with amino-acid sequence MKTLNSTPRADGFHMPAEWAPQSQVWMVWPERPDNWRLGGKPAQAAHVTLAKAIARFEPVTVAVSAGQYENARRQLDLPNIRVVEISNDDAWVRDTGPTFVINEHGEVRGVDWGFNAWGGFDGGLYAPWNRDEELAAKVLEMERCQRYHTEGFVLEGGSIHVDGEGTLITTEECLLNRNRNPHLSREQIEQTLREHLAVDTIVWLPEGLYNDETDGHVDNFCCYVSPGEVLLAWTDDSNDPNYARCHAAYEVLKNTRDAKGREFVVHKMPIPGPLFATEAECAGVDHVAGSQERDPSVRLAGSYVNFLIVNGGIIAPSFDDPADAQARAILAKVFPSHEVVMIPGRELLLGGGNIHCLTQQQPAPFKR; translated from the coding sequence CCGCCGAATGGGCGCCGCAAAGCCAAGTCTGGATGGTATGGCCGGAGCGCCCGGACAACTGGCGCCTGGGCGGCAAGCCTGCGCAGGCTGCCCACGTCACGTTGGCAAAGGCCATCGCCCGCTTTGAACCTGTGACCGTGGCCGTTTCTGCCGGCCAGTACGAAAACGCCCGTCGCCAACTCGACCTGCCGAACATCCGTGTGGTGGAAATCAGCAACGACGATGCCTGGGTGCGTGACACGGGGCCAACCTTCGTCATCAACGAGCACGGTGAAGTGCGTGGGGTTGATTGGGGCTTCAACGCCTGGGGCGGCTTCGACGGCGGCCTGTATGCACCGTGGAACCGCGATGAAGAGCTGGCGGCCAAGGTACTGGAAATGGAGCGCTGCCAGCGCTACCACACCGAAGGCTTCGTGCTTGAAGGCGGTTCTATCCACGTCGACGGCGAAGGGACGCTGATCACCACCGAAGAGTGCCTGCTCAACCGCAACCGCAACCCGCACCTGAGCCGCGAGCAGATCGAGCAAACCCTGCGCGAGCACCTGGCGGTCGATACCATCGTTTGGTTGCCCGAGGGCCTGTACAACGACGAAACCGACGGCCACGTCGATAACTTCTGCTGTTACGTAAGCCCTGGTGAAGTGTTACTGGCCTGGACCGATGATTCCAACGACCCCAACTACGCACGCTGCCACGCCGCTTACGAGGTGCTGAAAAACACCCGTGATGCCAAAGGGCGTGAGTTCGTGGTGCACAAAATGCCGATTCCCGGCCCGCTGTTCGCTACTGAAGCAGAATGCGCCGGCGTCGATCATGTGGCCGGTAGCCAAGAGCGTGACCCATCCGTGCGCCTTGCCGGCTCCTACGTCAACTTCCTGATCGTCAACGGCGGCATCATCGCCCCGAGCTTCGACGACCCGGCAGATGCGCAGGCCAGAGCGATTCTGGCCAAAGTCTTCCCCAGCCACGAAGTGGTGATGATCCCCGGCCGCGAGCTGCTGCTTGGCGGTGGCAACATCCACTGCCTGACTCAGCAGCAGCCTGCACCGTTCAAGCGCTGA